A section of the Osmia lignaria lignaria isolate PbOS001 chromosome 3, iyOsmLign1, whole genome shotgun sequence genome encodes:
- the cno gene encoding adherens junction formation factor afadin isoform X18, whose amino-acid sequence MMDWGIRRSIMFHVRRRPADYVPRKRKKKPSGKWNELDHRYEDERLPFLLELNPDGSDVPNGAGARHRLQPNVTEVGSERPIGPQAVQAQTLTLTGPTVMPRHCVIAFTENIVTLTPCSRDAHTYVNNQRIHQTTILQNGAIVKFGRLHTFRFIDPAPEERIRQRHESTRQIEYGYDRLLLYRRRSPDLTGQETNVERYGSTSGTPNSGQNQGSQNQGQANQEQASHPSSPSKSTTNSAVGHPQSPTHASESTHNYETTFDLDGNVETASLTSSRDGNRTLQNDRQVRGTDPILPAVLEFLEETEETFFHAVITDVEPSAPQFKLAPTYTLYLAARYRASTHYRPELQPTERAHRLTVMLANVATMIQRVIQERYMDASSLALWLANGSELLHMLKNDRHVGAFSTRAQDILTEAVHAAFASLVRCISLELAPAMSQFMADADEPAKEAGVLQIFSNTMALLRRCRVNAALTIQLFSHLFHAINATAFNSLVSNTNLCVRWFGRRLKARLNALETWAERQGLELASQCHLATIMQATHLLQAPKYNAEELATLSSTCFKLNSLQVRALLQKYQPAADEPRLPAELIENVVRVAESVADTLARADGREIRLEEEPTLALALLLPEDGYSCEVIRGVPPGLAEFLAPLQRDGLCRMAPQPTSSGYWTIYMIDHHNNFRSPSAMSNRSGSGYSCNAGGPNSSQPEIHVIKLHKSTNGMGLSIVAAKGAGQDRLGIYIKSVVAGGAADADGRLTAGDQLLKVDGQSLVGITQEKAAEYLVRTGPIVTLEVAKQGAIYHGLATLLSQPSPVMSRGPRRMSERDLPSRLGRDVTAPQQQMHTSKSVPALHNVGTDGKQQHEVFNPGYSRASSSNSVTPPVTQPLPMNAINGSTSLRSRSSHNLHDPTRIGTLPPSGLLVGRQQSSPNLNPGQATTNNNASSNVNAALNVLQGNEAERFYQNLSIYRNQDGTAKQRYSPSQHLEERNLLQPQKNSRGSQNSLNRPGTFETSQIRDRPISAYVPQNQQQSYLGGQSQSQSQSQSQSQLYSQQGCAPPPPRSQSSRDMIRQEAKLQEMQEEVRRRELRGGVPVPSNQYRPNTAYNVKANTIASTSSSVRPTKSLGSQPNLGSSPPVTVPTSPISVSSHSAKQVGTSSYGYLDPQYGSYMIQHSKSPHMHPHQHQHQHQHQSQSQAQPQSQPQSQPQPQPQPQPQPQPQPQHQHQHPHQYSHQHQYQHPHYHHHQNMQQQNFVHVQYGTTPPSRGKSELTRLQPNGMMLEYGRDQNSQETDQSQRLTIGSQYYLNGNSDVRNEQYAGENSMNRSQIAAEGNTLMTNEMTPIRPTLPEEGYTESPPPPPPNTSTHPLYNKQSDSRYTASMQDPPRGGYYPANGMGSALQPRQYQYSATNPWQREEREKEQARRREAARQWRDQQIAELSALPHRTPQQEEQLRALQLERDFQKRAEEVANQQDDDEESNDLDAESIQRLQGLLRTTTVQERNNASEPQVNLSRNNVANQSVRGNYAAQSLDRTVHGTSIITHGADASQTSQNVQTNCLSQQENSNSHSSSNFQHEQSMQMQNSAGQMQISSLIQSNTAQKSGSHGPIQSIEDKDMHRRSDEIKRRQLELDEVQKKKEEDANKQQQIQQMYQQQQQQQQQHLHHHHHHHLQQPQSHIKSQQMLHPNMLRLDNLSINGLTSSSTQNGNNDAPLPPERGSSFAVMSQTGVLRSNNSNSSNIMTLTSPQSTTVKRVSFHDSNANVESVQRNVSSGNLTAIPSTTMDVISEDPNIFINDAEMLLASPKTPEGPGIPISGSTPGVIGAQEVYKDPRQRRLAEKQKQQQQNSQVGPVPEKLSFKEKMKMFAMETGEDGTPRDKVKISRAQREIDNIGNPTTALISNNGNNSSNNYNNNNGNNINAVTTNNTNNSNSSSSSSSSNNNAHNNRN is encoded by the exons ATGATGGATTGGGGAATCAGAC GTTCCATCATGTTTCATGTCCGAAGAAGGCCTGCCGATTACGTGCCTCGGAAACGGAAGAAAAAGCCTAGTGGCAAGTGGAACGAACTCGATCACAG ATACGAAGATGAAAGATTGCCCTTTTTACTGGAATTGAATCCTGACGGGAGCGACGTTCCAAATGGAGCTGGTGCAAGACATCGGTTACAACCTAACGTGACGGAGGTGGGTTCGGAAAGACCGATAGGCCCTCAAGCTGTTCAAGCTCAAACTCTCACGTTGACTGGACCGACTGTTATGCCGAGACACTGTGTGATCGCTTTTACGGAAAATATCGTTACTCTCACCCCTTGCTCCAGGGATGCTCACACATACGTGAACAACCAACGGATACATCAAACGACGATACTCCAG AACGGAGCGATCGTGAAATTCGGCAGACTGCATACCTTTCGGTTCATCGATCCGGCACCCGAAGAACGCATCAGACAACGACACGAGTCTACGAGGCAAATCGAATACGGTTACGATCG CTTGCTTCTGTACCGTAGACGCTCGCCAGACTTGACTGGTCAGGAGACAAACGTGGAGCGATACGGCTCGACATCCGGCACTCCGAACAGCGGACAGAATCAAGGGTCGCAGAATCAGGGCCAGGCGAATCAAGAACAAGCTTCTCATCCATCTAGTCCGAGCAAATCGACGACTAATTCCGCTGTTGGTCATCCTCAAAGTCCGACGCACGCGTCAGAGTCCACCCATAATTACGAGACTACGTTTGATCTCGATGGAAACGTTGAGACTGCCAGTTTAACCAGCAGCAGAGACGGTAACAG GACGTTGCAAAATGATCGGCAAGTACGTGGCACGGATCCAATTTTGCCAGCCGTGCTGGAGTTCCTGGAGGAAACGGAGGAAACGTTTTTCCACGCGGTGATCACGGACGTGGAACCGTCCGCGCCTCAATTCAAACTTGCACCAACGTATACGCTTTATCTGGCAGCGAGGTACCGGGCAAGTACGCATTACAGGCCAGAGCTACAACCGACGGAAAGGGCGCACAGGTTGACCGTGATGCTGGCGAATGTTGCCACCATGATACAACGCGTGATACAG GAACGATACATGGACGCGTCTTCTCTGGCGCTGTGGTTGGCAAACGGGTCAGAATTATTGCACATGCTGAAGAACGATCGACACGTGGGTGCGTTCTCGACAAGAGCGCAAGACATTCTGACGGAAGCTGTTCACGCTGCATTCGCATCTTTAGTGCGATGTATATCTTTAGAGCTAGCTCCTGCAATGTCTCAGTTCATGGCTGACGCCGACGAGCCTGCGAAAGAGGCCGgggttttacaaatattttccaACACGATGGCTCTGCTAAGGCGGTGCAGAGTAAATGCCGCTCTCACTATTCAATTGTTCAGCCACTTGTTTCACGCGATCAACGCGACAGCTTTCAACTCGTTGGTCTCGAATACGAATTTGTGCGTCCGATGGTTCGGTCGTCGATTGAAAGCAAGATTGAACGCGCTCGAGACCTGGGCCGAGAGGCAGGGTCTCGAATTGGCGAGCCAGTGCCATTTGGCGACGATCATGCAAGCGACGCACTTGCTACAGGCGCCGAAATACAACGCGGAGGAGCTTGCCACCTTAAGCTCCACGTGTTTCAAATTGAATTCTCTTCAGGTCAGGGCGTTGTTACAAAAGTATCAACCAGCCGCTGACGAACCGAGACTTCCAGCGGAACTGATCGAGAACGTGGTACGAGTAGCGGAGAGTGTGGCCGACACGCTAGCGCGTGCTGACGGCAGAGAGATTCGACTCGAGGAAGAGCCAACGCTCGCGTTGGCGCTTCTTCTGCCCGAGGATGGGTACAGTTGCGAGGTGATACGCGGAGTTCCACCAGGATTAGCAGAATTCTTAGCACCGTTGCAACGAGACGGTCTATGTCGAATGGCTCCGCAGCCTACGAGCAGCGGATACTGGACCATATACATGATCGATCATCACAACAAT TTTCGCAGTCCCAGCGCGATGAGTAACAGATCCGGTAGCGGCTATTCCTGTAACGCAGGAGGACCAAATTCCTCTCAGCCAGAGATACACGTGATCAAATTACACAAATCTACCAACGGGATGGGTTTGAGCATTGTCGCGGCAAAG GGCGCCGGTCAAGATAGGCTGGGAATATATATAAAAAGCGTGGTTGCAGGTGGTGCCGCCGATGCT GATGGTAGATTGACGGCTGGCGATCAACTGCTCAAGGTTGACGGACAAAGTTTAGTTGGAATTACTCAAGAAAA AGCCGCCGAGTATCTGGTGCGCACGGGACCGATAGTGACCCTCGAAGTTGCCAAGCAGGGTGCCATATATCATGGTTTGGCTACTTTATTGTCGCAACCGTCACCGGTTATGAGCAGAG GACCTCGCCGCATGAGCGAACGAGATTTACCATCGCGACTTGGACGCGACGTAACCGCTCCTCAGCAACAAATGCATACCAGCAAGTCCGTGCCAGCGTTGCACA ACGTAGGTACCGATGGTAAGCAACAGCACGAGGTATTCAACCCTGGTTATAGCAGAGCATCTTCCAGTAATAGCGTTACTCCGCCAGTCACCCAGCCGTTGCCAATGAACGCCATTAATGGCTCAACGTCGTTACGTTCTCG TTCCAGTCATAATTTACACGACCCGACGAGAATCGGTACGTTACCGCCGAGCGGTCTTCTGGTCGGTAGACAACAATCCTCTCCGAATTTGAATCCTGGTCAAGCAACAACGAATAACAATGCTTCGAGTAACGTTAACGCGGCCTTGAACGTGCTTCAAGGTAACGAAGCTGAAAGGTTTTATCAGAATTTGAGTATCTACAGGAATCAAGACGGCACGGCGAAACAACGATATAGTCCATCTCAACATTTGGAGGAGAG AAATCTTCTGCAGCCGCAGAAGAACTCGAGAGGTTCGCAAAATTCTTTGAATCGACCGGGAACGTTTGAAACTAGCCAAATCAGAGACCGTCCAATATCCGCTTACGTACCTCAAAACCAACAACAGTCTTATTTAGGCGGGCAATCGCAGTCGCAGTCGCAGTCGCAATCGCAATCGCAATTGTATTCGCAACAAGGATGCGCACCGCCACCTCCGAGATCTCAGTCCTCGCGAGACATGATACGACAGGAAGCAAAACTTCAGGAAATGCAGGAAGAAGTGAGAAGACGAGAATTGCGGGGTGGCGTGCCAGTTCCATCGAATCAATATCGACCAAATACCGCGTACAATGTAAAAGCAAATACGATTGCATCGACAAGTTCCTCCGTTCGTCCGACGAAATCTCTTGGTTCTCAACCAAATTTGGGATCGAGTCCGCCGGTGACGGTGCCCACATCTCCGATTTCGGTATCCAGCCATAGCGCGAAACAAGTTGGTACCTCTAGTTACGGTTACTTGGATCCGCAGTATGGATCGTACATGATCCAACACAGCAAGTCCCCGCATATGCATCCGCATCAACATCAACACCAGCATCAGCATCAATCTCAATCTCAAGCTCAACCTCAATCTCAGCCTCAGTCTCAACCTCAACCTCAACCTCAACCTCAACCTCAACCTCAACCTCAACCTCAACATCAGCATCAACACCCGCATCAATACTCTCATCAACACCAATACCAACATCCGCATTACCATCACCATCAGAACATGCAACAGCAGAACTTTGTGCACGTCCAATACGGCACTACGCCTCCATCGAGAGGAAAAAGCGAATTGACGCGATTACAACCGAATGGAATGATGCTCGAATATGGAAGAGATCAGAACTCTCAAGAAACTGATCAAAGTCAACGTCTTACCATTGGATCGCAGTAttatttaaatggaaattcGGACGTACGAAACGAACAGTACGCTGGTGAAAATAGCATGAATAGATCACAGATCGCGGCAGAAGGTAATACTTTGATGACTAATGAGATGACTCCGATTAGACCCACCCTTCCGGAAGAGGGATACACCGAAAGCCCTCCGCCACCGCCACCAAACACTTCGACTCATCCTCTTTATAACAAACAGTCGGATTCGAG ATACACCGCGAGTATGCAGGATCCTCCTCGCGGCGGATATTACCCGGCTAACGGGATGGGAAGCGCGTTGCAACCGCGTCAGTATCAGTACAGTGCCACGAATCCTTGGCagcgagaagaaagagaaaag GAACAAGCGCGCAGAAGGGAAGCGGCAAGACAATGGCGGGACCAACAAATAGCGGAATTAAGCGCGTTACCTCATAGAACTCCCCAACAGGAAGAACAGCTTAGAGCGCTCCAGTTGGAGAGGGATTTTCAAAAGAGAGCCGAAGAGGTCGCTAATCAACAAGACGATGACGAGGAAAGCAATGATTTGGACGCAGAGAGTATACAGCGACTTCAAGGGTTGCTTCGTACAACGACGGTTCAAGAACGAAACAATGCATCGGAACCACAGGTCAATCTGtccagaaacaacgtggccaaTCAATCCGTCAGAGGAAACTATGCTGCACAAAGCCTGGATAGAACCGTGCATGGTACGAGTATTATCACGCACGGGGCTGACGCATCGCAAACTTCCCAAAACGTTCAAACGAATTGTTTAAGCCAGCAAGAAAACTCTAATTCCCATTCGTCGTCGAACTTTCAACACGAGCAAAGCATGCAAATGCAAAATAGTGCCGGACAAATGCAGATATCATCCTTAATTCAATCGAATACTGCTCAAAAGTCCGGCTCCCATGGTCCTATTCAGTCCATCGAAGACAAAGATATGCATCGTAGATCAGATGAGATTAAACGAAGGCAGTTGGAACTCGATGAAgttcagaaaaagaaagaggaagatgcTAATAAGCAGCAACAAATTCAACAGATGtatcaacagcagcaacaacagcaacaacagcatctccaccatcatcaccatcatcatttGCAGCAACCGCAATCTCATATCAAGAGTCAACAAATGTTACATCCTAATATGTTACGGTTGGATAACTTGTCCATTAATGGACTCACCTCGTCTT CTACACAAAATGGTAATAACGACGCGCCTCTGCCACCGGAACGAGGTTCCAGTTTTGCGGTGATGTCGCAGACTGGGGTACTCCGATCGAACAATTCAAATTCATCGAATATTATGACATTAACTTCCCCGCAATCAACGACCGTCAAGAGAGTCTCCTTTCATGATTCGAACGCAAACGTGGAATCAGTACAACGAAATGTATCGTCTGGAAATTTAACCGCGATTCCGTCCACAACTATGGATGTCATTTCAGAAGATCCAAAC ATTTTCATCAACGATGCTGAAATGTTATTGGCATCTCCAAAGACGCCCGAAGGACCTGGTATACCAATTAGCGGTAGTACACCTGGCGTGATAGGCGCTCAAGAAGTTTACAA GGATCCGAGGCAAAGACGACTTGCTGAAAAGCAAAAACAACAGCAACAAAATTCTCAAGTTGGACCAGTACCTGAGAAACTAAGTTTCAAGGAGAAAATGAAGATGTTTGCGATGGAAACGGGAGAAGATGGAACACCACGGGATAAGGTGAAAATTTCGCGTGCTCAACGCGAAATAGATAACATAGGTAATCCTACTACTGCACTGATCAGCAATAACGGCAACAACAGCAGTAATAATTACAACAACAATAACGGTAACAATATCAATGCCGTTACTACTAACAATACAAACAatagcaacagcagcagcagcagcagcagcagcaacaacaacgcTCATAACAATAGGAATTAA